Proteins co-encoded in one Arachis hypogaea cultivar Tifrunner chromosome 11, arahy.Tifrunner.gnm2.J5K5, whole genome shotgun sequence genomic window:
- the LOC112721206 gene encoding exosome complex component RRP41 homolog yields the protein MVGAIGGTRSACINAATLALADAGIPMDDLTDLNYVEDSARGPDVIVEILLKLDKIDSKLSIDILKNVMKLTSKGCKAVTNYIREILLEHTKQLEYR from the exons ATGGTAGGTGCTATCGGCG GAACTAGATCTGCATGCATCAATGCTGCAACTTTGGCTCTTGCCGATGCTGGGATCCCCATGGATGATCTT ACAGATTTAAATTATGTAGAAGACAGTGCTAGAGGTCCTGatgttattgttgaaattctgctAAAATTGGATAAA ATAGATTCTAAACTATCAATTgacattttgaaaaatgttatgaAACTGACATCTAAAGGCTGCAAAGCAGTTACAAATTATATCCGAGAA ATTTTATTGGAGCATACAAAGCAACTGGAGTATCGATGA